The following nucleotide sequence is from Glycine max cultivar Williams 82 chromosome 9, Glycine_max_v4.0, whole genome shotgun sequence.
gttttttttttcaacgttACAATAGTtatttttcccttcttttttaaaaattcttataGTTCAAGCTGATAATAATCCCATCACTTATCAGCTTGAGGAGGGGGGTGGGGGTGGGTGGGTTAACAAAGATTATAGAAGGTAAGTGAGTCACTTAGAAAGTTAATTAGGGGTAATTAACACAATCAGCTCTATAAATAAGAGTTTTCTTCATTgtataattttcatcttttttcaagcaatttaatatattgtttattatgaGTAGCAATATGCTTTTTAATAACTCTCTTTACGAATTTGATCTTCATTGATTCATAGATTCTTAATTAACATccctttcttataattttttttctctcatctaATCTTATAAAACATACTACAAAGTGAGGTATACCTACTCTCCAATAACCCCAAGTATTTCAGAAGGTATTGTTGTGCTTTGTAGTTTGTACGTAAAGGTTATGACTCTCATTATTTTTACAGAATACAACTTTCAGTCTTTTAcgaataaaaattctaaaatcaaactttatgttttatatttgtatgcttgaaatttgaaaaggaagAAGTTGCTGACCAGCTAATAATCAGAGGAAGTGTGCATAACTTAAATTGGAGGGAATGGATGTATGTTGAGCCATAAAAATCAATCTTAGTACACAGCACAGCTATGGCCCCAAACCATGTTGCTAGCGTGAACTTAAAGTCAGGTTATGAATTGGTGTCTTGTTAATTGTCATTAATTAATGCTATTGCACTCAGAAAGGAAATTAAGATCGTGTGTTGGTAAAACTAAAAGACTCGATCAACTACATACTGTAATTACTTTTGCcatataaaaaagacataaactACAAGTTTGAATTCTATTGGAATTTTGGATGGGAATTTTAAATCAATCCAaagaatttaatgataatagtatttttttaaaattatgagaattttatagaaatagtttttaaaaaataaagaattttaaataatacttaaatgaaagatatttcattttttttttctttttcatgatcTCANNNNNNNNNNNNNNNNNNNNNNNNNNNNNNNNNNNNNNNNNNNNNNNNNNNNNNNNNNNNNNNNNNNNNNNNNNNNNNNNNNNNNNNNNNNNNNNNNNNNTATATGATAATGCTATCAATACTTCTTCTATAAAATTAACTATATGCAACTTCTCCTATAACAGAAAAAATCATTCCTCGTGCAACACATGCTAAACATAATAATACTAAATTAAATTGGGCCTAGGCCCTCCTCAgtacaaaaagaagaagaaaaattaataattaaacttcCCGCATAATTTCCTGCCATCTCTATGGAATCCACGGGTTGGTAAtacatgtattattattttttataatgttatttttatttataaatataaaatataaatataaataatgttaGAGTTACtcatttttttggtgaaaattaGAGTTACTCATAATATttagattaatatataatacACATCAATAAATAAACTGAATCTCATTTAAAGACTTAaagtattaaaatttgtaaaacttgtgtttataaatcatatttataatcaacTCAGCACGATAGCcacattacaaattttaaacctttttaAAGACCATATAGATTATTTATTAACTACAAGTTATAATTAACTAATCTTTtaaacaacaattaatagtcttagCTGAATTATGTTTGATTAATACACTTATCTTAAAAAcgattattatatttgttgaagTGTAAGTCAATGTGGCCTTGATTGAATAATTTAAGCATAATTTTACactatttgtataaataataataataataataataataataataataaataaataaacacaaGAAAAGTACTTATAGTTACGAGCATTGGTGTAAAGCAATGCTCAAACTTCAAATGACAAATATATGGTACCTTACTACAATACTACTCTTTACATTTTCTTTGGTGTATGTCTCATTCTCAAATGATTGGAACTTATATGCCTTGAACGTCACTCCAAATTTTTGTTAATAGCAATGTCATATTGTGATGTGCCaggaaaaaataatgtataaaaaattgagTAATGGAGACccatttttaagtaaaaaatatgcGTAGCATGGGAAACGAGGGACCATGCTCGTGTTCCGCGAATCCTTaaatctattattaaaaaataaaaaataaacaggtGAAAAATTGTTCTAACTTCTATATCATGATCgtaactttaatttaatttagaggaTGAGAACGTgcgtatttttttgttatatgtcAGGCTTAATAGTCTCTTTTTAAGATATATGATCTAACCTCTTtaactaaaaagttttttttttctttcaaaagttTGAGTCCAATATGTTTGTTAAACAAATCGAGTCAAATTAAATCCTAAACAAGCTGCATATTTGCATACTCATCTATTAACTTGTACGTATTTATGTTAAATTGAACATTTTCTCTCATTATAATTTGGTTTTCACAAATCAGTAAAACTATATGCTATTATAATGCTAACATTAACGAAGAAGGATCAatagaaaataacatttattaaaaGTATAGTATATAACTTAATTGgacaaatacattaaaaataattaattcttaatatgTAACGTTATAAACAgttatttaacttaatttaaaaatcttttGATTTCTAATTATTAAGTGTAACAAATATATCATGTTTCTATTCTTCCTCCATTATTAACAGCCATATATGATCCAATTGTCCTCAATTATTACTATTTTCTAACAAGTTTCTATTCTTCCTAGGTAGCTACACTTGCAAATACAACCATCAAGGGTGATTGTGAAATTGTCATCAATCATAGACATTTAATAGGCCCCACCAATGCAAGTGCTTCCTTAAGAGCCATCAAGAGATGCTGGGGATGTTCCTCAATTGAAGCAGCTGCACCATGTTGGGATTGCATTGATCTCAATATTCTTCCAACaatctgaaaaaaaatatgtacatagTGAGATTTTTGATAAATTGTCATGCCATATATAGTCACATGATGTGTCTCTTTTTTATAAGCCaataatgtattattattaactaaCTACACAGTTTATGTAACATGTAACTCACATCAATACGCTTAACTAACTAAAGAAAATAAGGGTGGAAACAAAATTGGGGTATAAATTACGTGTTACCTTCCGTGCGTAGCCACCATAAGCAATGCCGCTAATTAAAGCATGTGATGAATCAGATGAGCTTGTTGTTGACGTATCATCATGTAAGTATTCTAGgaaaatttaaccaaaaagaAGGTTTAATTATAATGCAATGAAGAAAAGAGTGAATAACAAGAGAACATACAAAGGAACAAAGTGGGGGACATTACCAGAAATAGTTGTTTGAAAGAGTCCCTCTTTTTTCAACCCATCAATTGTGTGAGCGTTAGTTCCACCAGCAAGTTGAAGAAAACCTACATATTAAGGGACACAAAAACTAATAGAATTAGGATAGATGTGAATCTTGAAGGTCTTCAAGGGACCATAAATTGAGTTATATTCCATCCGTTCTcttttataagcaaaaaaaaaacattttttttgttctcttttataAGCAAACTTGACTACTTTTGCTTCATTTAATGAGATTCTGTACAAAATACTCTTCATTTAATAGGGAGATTATGCTTAATATCAAGTTCCAATGAAGGATAATTTAGGAAAATGATTGGTTTATAATTGGAAATGATCAAATGACacaatttaatgaaataaattaactcttttagtgtgaaataagttttgttttttggcAAAAGAGGGAGTAACTTATAAATACAAACCAGGAGGTCTTTCTTTTGCTTTAGCCAATTGAACAGCAAAGGCAATTGATTCCTTAGTTGCTCCTCGCCCAATATCTCCACTCATAGGACGACCATCTAACTTGagtttatataagaaaaaagatgGACTTGTTAatagaaatatggaataaaatttggcttataaaaattattttgagaatgtTCAAAGGCACACCTGCCATAAGTTGAAGCTTTGAAGATTGGGTTTCATAATAGAGAACATTTTGTTCATAGAGGATATTGTTGAATCACCACCGTTTGGTAAGCTAACCTGGATTATTTCAACAGTAAATTCTTCACTCAAATGCCAAGAGGCTAAGTATTCACTGAAAAGTTACTTATACAGTTATACCCctaaaatattagaatatattGGAGGCACCACTTACAGCTATGAGCTTCAAATATCCTACTGATTCTCCTAGAGCACTCCAGAGTTCTTTGAACAAAGTACTCTGTCTATAAAAGTATCACAGGTCATATAAGGAAATGGATTCAGAGATATCAAACGTACATCATCATAGAAATAGCGCATATCAAATTACTGACAACTGAGGTTTGATCTATTCATTAAATCAACTGAATCATAATCCAATCCCTTCCtttgaaatatgaaaagaaaacagaaaacccATGTATGGGGACATGGTTGAGCAATGCCCCAAGCACAGAAAACTTGGTGAACACATTACATGTATATGGAAATTGAGAATTATCCCTTTATTACATTATGTGATTGATAAAATTCTTGGCATATCAATCATGAAACATATTTCCAAAGGGATTACAGTTATATCCGTGTATtatttgatataattaatttgataattaatattacctTCCACTTGTATGAATCTCCATAGCATCAACATCATTTCTCTTGATGAGATCAGCAGTTGTAATAGCATCTCTTACATATGTTACCTCTCCTGGgtcattacaaaaaatatatattgttgaaaaacaaataatatcatgGAGATAGTAACTAAACAAAATTGAGCTAAATAATTAAGAGTTAAGGACATATAATCACAGATGGAACTGGAAAATATCCCACTTATTTTATCGTAGGGGCAAACTGGAAGACAGCGACCACAGCCATAGCAACGTTCTGTTATGACTCCATCCTGTATGTTCAAGCCAATTGAACATTACACCTTTTGATTTCTAAAAACATAGCTGCTTGTATGctataaattaagtaaaatcaaGTTAAAACCTTCAGTACTCTTGGTGCTTCAGTGTTATGTGAAATTACTGAAGTAGATTTCCCTTGGAATGTTATTGCATTAGCAGGGCACACATTTTCACAAGGCCGTGAACAGTCTGCTGGACAGTCTTCTGGATCAAATTCTGTTCAAAAGACATTAATTCAACATTCATTAATTGCTAGTATGTaagtgatatattatgctttatATTTGTTAAGATTAGTGCTTAAACCAAATGCATCATATTCAATCTTTGTCATTTGAgaaaacttttaatttgatGATCATAAAAGATGGTCATACTTTTGGTGTGGCATGCCATTCCACGTTTTTAATATGATGAACATAAGAGATGGCCACACTTTCAAGGTAACATGGCATTCCACCTATGACAACCCTTTACTCCATGGAAGTGATGGAACAACAtaggaaatataaaataaaaccccCAGCATAAGAGGAATAACATCTTTAATCGATGTTCTGTTTTTAGTATAACTCCTGCATGATCATAGCCCTATAGTCAAGATTATGAATTTAACAAGGAGTACAAGTTCATATTTTAGACATTAAACTGCCACTTCATCAATGTTGAAGTAAATAAGTCTCTCACCACATAGTCAGCAAGTAGACTTCTTCAACTTGGGAATTATTTGACTCATATTCAAGTCCTAAAATTGGACACATATGTTCCATATCATCAGTAAGAGTATAAAAGAATGACATAGTTTTGGTTAAAGGAACAACCAATCAGCCAAATTATACACTAAAAGTACTCACAATCAAATATGTAAACTATGTTCTGCATCTAAAAGTTttcaatgttaaaataattttaaccgaAGAATTCAACCATGATAATTAAAACACTGATGTCTTGCACATAACATGAAAAACCAGACTATATTTGCATTGCATATCAAACTAAATCACTAGATTTCTAATCTAGGATGATCCTGACATATGAATACAAATAAGCCCAATTAGAACTTACCAGCCTTACGAAAATGAAGATCTTTATCATCATTGACACTGATCATCACCCAGGGCCTTCTAAGGCATACAATATCTCTTGCAGCTTCAATTCCTTCATTCACAGCACTAAGAACCGATGCATCAGCAGCACAGTCAATGCAGTCAACTGCAACCAAATAATCCAATTAAAATCACAGGATCATATCCCTTATTAAGTCAATGAGTTCCTTACAAGATCAAGTTTGCCTAATTGAGACAATGAAAACTAATGTCCAATGGCCGTAGGCTCCTCGCGGAAGGTATTGGAGAGGgttattgtacgcagccttaacTTTGCATATGCAAATAGACTATTTCCAGATTCAAACCCATGACCAACCGGTTATACGACACAAATTTACTGCTATGTATAATTGAGacaatgaaaggaaaaatattgtATGCAATTCCTTAGGTGCTTTTGGTATTGCTCTCTAATCAGAATTGGTGTTTCACCTTGATAATCCATGTAATATCAGAATGAAACTAATTCTGATCCGAGAGAATAGCTCTGAAAGCACCTAAGAAATTACTTATTACAAATAATTCTTCTCTGCAATGAAAACCCAATAGGCATAATTTTTGTTTCAGAAacaaatgatttatatattctCAGGGAAAGTATTGCACAAAGAAGCTTCAATTGTCcccaaaaataaaaggaaaaaccaCAGCATGCTGATTAATGTTTATCATGCATGTATCTTctgttatattaatattaatcctAAAAACTTATAGTTATAAAAGACCTTACCTCCAGCAAGAGTGTAAACCAGACTGAGATTTCTGATATCAACAACAtcctgtatatatatatatatacagagTGAGAGagtgaataatataatatagacTTAAATACCTTTAAGATATTAATAAATGatatgaattttgttttaagtgcttaatatattaaaacttttgtCATGAGTTCATGTCGTCAGTTAAGTGAAGTGATGACATGACCCAAATGAAAATTCGTTTATTGGGACTTAaacatattataatattataagtatGAGAAACTCAAAGAAAGGGACAAGTTGAGTTTGCATATATACCTCAAAGCTTGCACCACAAATGAGCTTGACCCAGTTGCCTCTGTGGAGAGACTCGAGTGGAGTGGATGAAATGGAAGGAAGCACGACCGTGCTAACGAGGCTCTTCACGTTCTCAGCAGTAATAAACTTGTTCTTGCTGTTTCTCGCAGCAGGTATGGAATTCTGCATGCGTGTGCTTgttagagaaagagaagaagaaacaagagttATAACAGAagcatgatgatgatgttgggtTGAAATATTTGTAGTGCAGAAATATCTGAGAGCCATACTCCCATTCTCTATCAGGCCCTTGTTCTATAGTCCTGCGAACGGATAAATCCgcagatttttatttatttattcttaaatttcCCCTTCTTtggtgcttttctttttcttgtcagaTTAGACGAGTCTCCAATGCACACTCGTATTATATGACTCACGGGAGAATTTTACACTACGAATAAGACAAATTAATTTTCtcgttaaataattaattttctcgTTAAATGCACTCTTACCATAATGATGCAAGGATACAAGATGATTTCTGGTTAGCTGATAAAAATCTCATAGTATTGTCCACCCTACTACAATGGCGGGTTGATTCAAATCTTTGTTGTACACAActttttgataataattttCGTCTTTGTCAACCAAATGTTATATTCCACTTGATAGCATATACCTTACCAACTTCACCAAAAATCTACATGTCATATCACAAAATAAGATTGGTTAGTTACACgaaataacagaaaaatcaaatgttaattaaattaaaatgaacatgACCTGGTCCCTAGCGTGAACAGTCTGAAAAAAAGCCTTTGGTGGAGTCGCGACATTCTGCATTATGTTTGTCATTTTCCTCCACTCTATGTGCTCTTCAATGGTTAATTCTGACATAATCAAGCAATTAACAGGCATTCaagcacaaaacaaaattaacattcaagtaattatattttaattcttacgAGGCACATTCGCAAGAAGTTGTTCCAGTTCCTCATTGAGGTCGGTCCAACGTGATGACAACGCACGAGAGCAtgacattttgaaatatatttgacaaaataatattgtaatatAATCCTACTAACATTTCTTAAATaaactgaataataaataaatcattcataaaatcaataataaacaaactaaaatgaataatatttgacattcttatttttttcttaaaaatgattttttttataaaaaaaactcatacgaATTGTCAATCTATATAAATCATACGGATCAGCAATCCGTATAAGCCATACGAATTACTGATTCGTAtgacagaatttttttttaaaaaaaaaagtcatacggATTGCCAATCTGTATGACTTTTATCtaacagaaaataatttttttttaaaaaaaaactatacggattgacaatccgtatagATTATATGGATCAACAATCCATATAGACCATACAAATTGTTAATATGTATGTCTTATTTTCGTAGAACAAACACATGAAGACGAAGAAAACGCcaatgaagaagaagacaaacgtAGTAAacactaagaaaaatgcaatcAATAAAAAGAACAAGCAGTAACAACCACAAacaaacatcaacaacaaaCGAAGAAGGATAACTTACCtcgaatgagaagaagaaggaagaagtaGCAACAACAGAACACAGTCATGGTCACGACGGCAGCAGCAGAATGCACAGTCACAATCACAGCGGCACGATCACAGTCACGGTTCGAGGAAGGAGGaaggagagaagagaaagaaaaaggtgaATAATGACTCGTACGGATGAGTCACTATTTGGTTTTTATAGGAAAGGGTGAATGGTATTTTTGCCCTTTCATCTGACTTGCTGGGTGCCCTAGCAAAAATGTTGGGTACCCCAAGCAATAGCCTTTTGTGAGTCCATTTAAATTGAGGTTTTTTAGCTCAATCCATTTAACACGTAGGTGAAACAAGCTTGACCATGAGCTTTATGGACAACCCACACatggtatttttatgtttttgtattttattttaaaaaactaagttTCAGGaatatgaattaaatttttgtatataaattgttttagaaagtgacataaaactaattaatgttattaaagcTTTGAGACCATTGTACATActtaacttttaatattaagAA
It contains:
- the LOC100804088 gene encoding uncharacterized protein gives rise to the protein MALRYFCTTNISTQHHHHASVITLVSSSLSLTSTRMQNSIPAARNSKNKFITAENVKSLVSTVVLPSISSTPLESLHRGNWVKLICGASFEDVVDIRNLSLVYTLAGVDCIDCAADASVLSAVNEGIEAARDIVCLRRPWVMISVNDDKDLHFRKAEFDPEDCPADCSRPCENVCPANAITFQGKSTSVISHNTEAPRVLKDGVITERCYGCGRCLPVCPYDKIREVTYVRDAITTADLIKRNDVDAMEIHTSGRQSTLFKELWSALGESVGYLKLIAVSLPNGGDSTISSMNKMFSIMKPNLQSFNLWQLDGRPMSGDIGRGATKESIAFAVQLAKAKERPPGFLQLAGGTNAHTIDGLKKEGLFQTTISEYLHDDTSTTSSSDSSHALISGIAYGGYARKIVGRILRSMQSQHGAAASIEEHPQHLLMALKEALALVGPIKCL